In Paenibacillus larvae subsp. larvae, the following proteins share a genomic window:
- the noc gene encoding nucleoid occlusion protein: MKEQLSKFFGFTDRSSSTDEVKHIPVNNIIPSPYQPRTVFDDERIDELCQTIRTHGVIQPIVVRVRNNTFELIAGERRLRAVKKLGMDTIPAIIREFNDSQAASIALIENLQREGLTAIEEASAYQQLMEMHHLTQESLAQRLGKSQSTIANKIRLLNLSEPVKQALMDRSITERHARALLSLDKPEQQEKLLSEIIDKELNVKQTEMRVQFIKEANKEQKKTRKRVSYTKDVRLALNTIRQSVEMVANSGLHIDTAEQDFEDHYEIVIKIPKQR, translated from the coding sequence ATGAAAGAACAACTTTCTAAGTTTTTTGGTTTTACGGATCGTTCATCGTCTACCGACGAGGTTAAGCATATACCTGTAAATAATATTATCCCTAGTCCGTATCAACCAAGAACAGTTTTTGATGATGAACGTATTGATGAGCTTTGTCAGACGATTCGGACCCATGGGGTTATTCAGCCTATTGTTGTACGTGTTAGAAATAATACATTTGAGCTGATTGCCGGAGAACGCAGACTAAGAGCAGTAAAGAAACTGGGAATGGATACTATTCCGGCGATTATTCGCGAATTTAATGATTCCCAGGCAGCTTCTATTGCCTTAATCGAGAATCTTCAACGTGAAGGATTGACGGCTATAGAGGAAGCATCTGCTTACCAGCAGTTAATGGAAATGCATCATCTTACTCAAGAAAGCTTGGCCCAACGATTAGGAAAAAGCCAATCAACTATTGCCAATAAAATCCGTTTGCTCAACTTAAGCGAACCTGTTAAACAGGCTTTGATGGACAGAAGTATTACAGAGAGACATGCGCGTGCACTGCTTTCCTTAGATAAGCCTGAGCAACAGGAAAAATTATTGTCCGAAATCATAGATAAAGAATTGAATGTAAAGCAAACGGAAATGCGAGTTCAATTTATCAAGGAAGCTAACAAAGAGCAGAAGAAAACTAGAAAAAGAGTTTCATATACAAAGGATGTACGGTTGGCATTAAACACGATTCGCCAATCAGTGGAAATGGTGGCGAACTCCGGACTTCATATTGATA